The nucleotide window CGAGGAGCAGTATTTTACACATACCACCCAAGATTCAAATCATGGAGCTTGACGAGGTACTGATCAAGTTTATGCACGGAAAGGGAAGAGGAAGGGAAAGACATTGGATAATCTTGAGCAAATGTCATAGAGCCTACACGACGTAAACACAGAGCGAAGCTGATTGTGTTCACAATTATCGTATTATGGGGAATCTTATGGCTAACAGCAGtacgatgatagttggtcatacttcttcgAGCAACAGTACGATAATCGATCTTACAATACGGAGCAATAGATCAGTAGCCAAAGTAGAAGTTTTGTTATTCTCTATGTTCTGCATCAATACATGCCACATTCGTCCTTGCCTCAGGAGCCACCTTGGACACGTGGTTCACGATGATCAAACTATAACCACcatcacattgatgcaccaatagcaTATGATGTATCAGCAcattatgtcatgggatcaatttcatgattgagtccaacaaacatatcatattgatatacaaatacataggatcgaggattCTAATCCATCGCTTGTGGAATTCTGTCGTTCTTTTTTATGGTAAGAACAGGTATATTTATCAatcgattacttaattcatttgaatcttaaagttcaagttgtttaaaaaataatataataattcaaattatttctttgtagataattcaatattaacggaaggacgaTCCAAAACATATCACAAAGCTATTCCTCAAAGTCCAAAAAAGATATGTCACTACTCTATCCTAATTTCCAttattttgctaaaattatactaaatttatatttattttcaacttaaaaaccctaatctaactttttttttattttttaggtatTTTGGAGCTATTTTCGATGATTTTGGGTGTACAGTTGGTACACCTCGGTGTACCGATATCTGGTACATTGGTATGCCTTGGTACATACAGTATCGATGCTTGGTTGGTACACCAGTATGGATTGAGAATTTTAGTTATCTTAGTCTCATTAAATTACTAACTTAGGAATATGAGATAGTCCTACACAATGCAAGTTTAATGTCAGATAAATAAACCATGAACATTCTTTCATCAAATAGAAAATGTGTCAGCTTAGAGCTCAATTTCATCCATTAATAGTGTCAACGTAAAAGGGATATTGAAGACTGAAGTATTTATTCTAGAAGCATGATAATAGCTACAAGAGGTCATCCTAAAGAAATAAGAAGATTTAACAATTTTTTGCCAACCTTCATCTTTGCATGTTGAAAAGAGAAGCAAACTTTTGGATAATAAATGGATGCTATTAGAAATTTGGCTAGAGTTTTAATGCTAGTTGACAAAGCCTTTAAAGTATAGGACTCCTCATTTATGGAAGGATTCAACACTTAGTAAATTTTTGCACTTATGGACTTTATTTTTCAAGCTAGTTATCAACACTAGTACGAAAAGGTGTAATCCAACACTTAAGTGTAACATGCCAAACAAAGCTAGCTTGGACACCAATTAGGAGCTTGGGCAATTGACAAGCTGACAACCAATAAGTCCAAGACCATAAAGGGAGGATACAGGATGATGTGAACAATCATGCTGCAATGTTCACCTCAACcgaaaccatttaattctaagaagtttatatcattttatatcaACAATCTTACACCTGACACATATAAAAGTTAAATGCCAATATTATCAGTAATTCTAACATGTCCCACAAAAATTTATGTTGACTATCACGATCCGGCTTAAACTTCAGTAACTAATTTATATATTGTCCACTGTTACAAGGTATGACAGTACTATCAAAGTTCTTATCTGCCTAAGAGCCAATATTACTTTTAGATAGTCTCGGTTGCATATTTACACAAAATTCTAGTCATCCCCAGACACAGTATATCAAGTTTAATGGCCCACATCCAATACATCAGAAAGTGTTGAGGTTCCTGATACTTACAAGGATTAACAAGTTTCAGAAGCAGTCCATTCAAATGTGTCATTTGTAATTGCAGGTGCATAAAGTCCaaatttatttgatgaacaaGAAATCCATGTCAACTAAATCTGTATAGATTAAACTAAACAAATACACTTAGTACAAACTGGATAAATAAACTATCAATAAGTCTTGTTTTAACAAAAATACATAAATGTATGAAAATAATCTTCCATGATTACCGATTCCTCAGAAAGACACAAAATAacatgaatattattaaaaaCAGTTTTCAAGCATGCATATCCAAGTCTAACCAAGTGAACATCATGTACTTACTTTGCCCTGATTGGCAACTTAATGGAAACTATTCCAAAATTTTAGATCAAGCTTCAACCAAAAGATTTCATGAGTATAGAAGCACCAAAAAAGTAGCACGTACCGTGTCCGGTGCTTAAGAGTTGTGTATAAAAGTTTGCAGCATGAAGTGTATAAATCGATAGAGAACTGACGATCAACATTAGAATCATGAACATCATGGAAGGGTCCTGCCTCTGGAATACTAGTAGATAATGAACAGTCATGAGAATCTTTGAGGTGACTGAAGTCCCTGAAAAGTACCATTGGTATCTGCAAACACTGGCTAGCATGGCATGTGTCCATTTGAAATGAATGCTTCCCAGCAATTGTTGTAAGAACCTCAACACACATAAGAACAACTGAACCGGAATCTGGATTAATCTCAGTTTTGTTATAAGGTAACTTCTCTATGTAAAATATTTTTGGCTGCTGGAGGTGCAAAACTATATTGAATAAACAACCCAATAAACTTGAGATATTTTCCTTTATGACTTGCTTTTGTTCTGCAGCCCATACCAGAAAAAAACGAATTATGAATAATTTcatatatgataaatatttttattcaataGCATGTTTATCGATAAGCAACTTattataatatgaatacattttcaAGCAGGGTACTTCATGTGAATGCAACCGCAAATACTTGTTGACTGCCAAATGATGATTTCCATTCTAGGTTAACTAGGAAATCAATCCATCTGTTCGAAAAATTAAATATTCATTTTGCATTGACTGCAGACACTTGTATTCATAGGGAACTCATTCAGGaaaaagaaggggaaaaaaaacATGAGACTATTGCAAAGTACCTGAAACATATTCAAGAACCATATCCAAGCAGTCAATCCCACCTGCCACATTTGGGGAGACTGTCCCTCCATCAAAATTTCCAGTTCTTACTTCATACACCATATGGCAACCTTGCGGTGTTCCAATCAGGGCCCTCTCTATTGCTTGCACAGCTGTCCTCAACTGCAATTTCACCGGTCTTCCAATGAATTTTCTGAATGACAACCGAAGTTGACTTTTGAATTCATTGATGCTGTATTCTCCAACAAGTGATTGCTTCTTATGAACACTCAcatgagtttctctctggagcatTTTTGTATTTGATCCTGTCTCATGAGATGAAAGAGTTGCAGACTTTCCTTGTAGAGAAATGCATTTCCCTATTACTCTCAAATGAATGTCTAGTAACTGTGCATACACATCTTTTGTCAAGGTAGGATCAGACAAGCTGATGTAATTCCCAACAACTTCAAGATATTTCAATGGACCATCTACCCAAACAAAGGTAAATGGATTTGGTCTGCCAACCATTTCTGCTATTCCCTGTAGAATAATATGAGAAGTTTGAACAAGAAGACCCATCGACTTTGATGACAAGTAATAAAAATTGCCATGTGGTTTCAGACTGTTGGAAAATAAAAGCGTACACTTTAGCTTAAGGATAGCTGCAGAAGCCAAAAATAGTTGTCTAACCATGAATGCTAAATGGGGACTTTCACCCTCTAATAAATTTTGTAAGAAAGACCCTCTCAAATTCTGCAGATTAGACAAATCAACATTCTGAACTGCTCTAAAAGCATTAATTACCCACTTCTTGTGGCTATCTGATGATCTTTCCTTCTTTACACTGGAATTCTTAGTGTGTTCATCATCTGACGAGTCTTTGATGTCAATCCTATAACAAGCCGAGCATTTGGATCTTGCTCCTTGCTCTCCAACAGAAAATGGCTCATGATGATGTGAACATCCAGAAGCACTTTCGATGAGTACATTTCTATACAAACTATTATTGTATGGGAGATTATGTGTAGGATGGGTTTCACTGTCTTGTCCATCATCAACAATAAATATACTAATACACGAATAAACAAAATTCTCAAATAGAACAATATAATTGCTCAATCTAGAAAGACAGGAATGGTTGAACCTCAGTGATTGTGATTGTTGTTTGTCAGTAACGTGGTCAATACCTATGCTATCTGACGTAGATGCCAGGCCCCATAGAAACCCTTGTAGGCAAGATATAACACACGATAATTTATTGAGGctcaaaatgttatgatcaattTCTTCTTTGAGTGCATGTCCCATATCCTTCAATATAACAGTTGAATTTCTTATCTGATCTGCCAGTATCTCAGCCAAAAGTTCCAAATATTTCCAGGGTTCAACATTTTCTGAAGTTACAATGTGCTGATCAATTACATTATAAGCATCTTTTCTAGTTTTGTCATAATGTAAAGGGAGCTTCATATGAAGCTTCTCATTATTTATTATAGATTGTAATGCAGTACTCATCAGTTGTTTGCCTACTGTCAAAAATATATAGGATGTGTGATCCACCAAGGAAAATGTCATAGTTTTCATCTGACTGAAATACTTCTCTCCAAAAAATGCATGTGGCAGTCCAACCAATTCATCAGCTGTCTTCAATAACCACAAGATAGTTGAATGATTAAATACAGTCAACAAATATGAGGCCTCTGGGATTTCTGCATTTTCAACAGATGCTACCACAAGATGTTTCATGGCCCGTCGACATGAAATAAACAATCTCCAAAGCTCAAAGAGGTTATCGCCATTGACCAAAGATTCACGACTTGTCAATAAGTTTGATATGACTAACCTAAACCAATGACAGAAACATTAGTACAAAAAATTTTAAAGACCAAGTAGACGAATTAACAAATAAATATTATCAACCAAATTCTAGTTCATTAAGGGTTTATTGATAATCAATAAGCAAATTCCAAACAAACTTGCTATCTGATATATGGATCTTTTCTGCCATCTATTTCTATCAAGGCATCATCACTAACTAATTAGGCTATAAACTCTGTTCTTCTGTGGTTTCTAACATAATTCTTTTAATCTATCGTTCCTTGCAGCACTAGCCTATTTTATCATGCCTCACTTGAGTATAAATTGTATAAATTGAACCATGTCAAATTATTTTCCTCAATAAGAATTAGTATATGATTTGGGAAGATGGATCTTAATACCATTTCAGATGATATTGTGAATTTATATCGGGACTTAGTATATGATGGCTTCCCTTAGCCCAATTTATCATCTAGGATCATCTAATATGGATTTTATGTCAGCTGATCAGTCGTTTAGCACCCCACTGGAGCCCTTCGACACAGTAAAGGAacttcttttacttttttttgtttttgtagtaATTTAAGTTTGTTAAGTTGTAGGTGAGCATCTCAACCTGAATATGGGTAGATCATCTCTTTGAAAATGCTATGGCATGTTGTGATCCtcatttttgtttgttttttatgTTTCCTGATGCAAAATGACAAGATGAATGATCAGACTTTTCTAGTTCTTTTGGctgttttttgtgattcttaattGTGTTGAACTTGTCAGCCTTTGATACATGATTCAAAATGACAAAATCATGTCTTTGATACATGATTTGCACGACAGAGTAACTTGTGACATGACTAACACAAGCATGCACAATGTACGATCACTTGCCAAAGTCTTGCTCGCACATGACCTGGTAATCTTCATTACAAATTGATCAGATATCCCTCTAAGGCATTATGATGCTAATTATCATTAAGACTATCTAACTGACAATTCAAAGTTAAAAATCTAACTGTTTGTGTTTACCAGCATGAATCCTCTCCCACCATTTAAACTCTAACAAGGCTGATGTCTTGTCGTTAGTATAAGGGCCACCACATTCTTCCTTAATGCTGTTAATGGGTCTTGTCTAGTCATCCTTCTCACACGTGACACCTAAAAGTAGACAAGAATTGCTACTACTAGGAGAGCAAAGTCACAACTTTCTAAAAGAAAACATTCAGAATTATTTGTCATGTTTAACACATGGATAAAAAGAACATTATCCAAAAAGAGACAATGCAACAACTAAGCAGATACAAAAACGTATATAAGGAAACAAAATTAAGAGAATATCTACCTTTCAAGATTCAGTATATATGTTGCATAATCTACAAAAGAAGTAGCAGTTACATGAACTCCGGGCATCTTACAGAATAGATATAGTAAATCTTCACAAACTTTGAGTTGCATATGGAACGAAAGACCTGATTGCCTCCCAGAAGGTATTGTACAAGAGATGTCTGAATGGACCAAATTAGATGCTGACAGTGAAGTAGGTAAAGCATGTCTGCCACCCATATCAACTGCTGGCCCTTGAATTAATGTGGTCAAGATCTCCGACCATTCTGATAATGAATACATATCCTTACAGCTTGTGCTATCATGATTTATCAGAAAAGTGAATGATTTCTTCAGAACTTGGCATAACTTTGATGTTAAATGCTTGGACAGAACCTAGACACAAGAGAAAAGGGTAAGATCTCCTGATGCCTCTCAAATTAACACAAGACAGGTATTCTGTGCCATTGGAAGCGAAAAAAATTTAGTGAGAAAAGAAAGTGATTATTTTATTAAGTTCAAAAAAAGAAACCAACTCGATCATTTAAAATCAAGCACAAATGTGTGAATTTGTCTCTCTTCTTATATGTAAGAGTCCAGAATTAAAGAACAATCTTTTCTCCTAGACATTATAGTCAAATGCATTTACTTACAGCTTGTTCATATAGAGCACTGTCGCTGATGAGCTCCAATGCAATTTGGTGCATATCAACTTTGTTGCATAAAGTTTCACCTATGCATGGCTCCCTAACAGGACCTCCGCAAGGCAATGAATACAGTAGCAAATGagataaaaacatcttcagataCTTGTTAGAAGCATGAGAGCACCAAATATTAATATTCTGGCAGAGAAACCTCCAAATTTGAGAAGGCAAAGAATTCTCATCCAAGGTGCCTTCATCTGGAGGCAAACTTTTTACCTCACCAGTTTTAAAGCTCTGGCTGCATATACATTTTCCCTCTGAAGCCAACAATGGCAGATAACCACTTAAGAATTTGGTTACTTTTACTGCCTCCTTCCTGGACGTAGCAATGAGCCGATTCAGTTGCTTGCTTAATTTTTGCATATCAAGATTCTCAAGTGGCACTTGGCTTAATTGTGAGTCCTCTTGCAAGAATTCATATGCTTTAAGCATCCTATCCAAATCATTAAGCCTTTGTATGGCCATGGCATGAAATACATAAACAAGAGGAGCATAAACTGGGGAactgtttgaaaaaaaaacatcAGATAGAGATTGAATAACATCCAGGAGGGAAATGGAAGGTCTAACTATCCAGGAGAAATAACCATCATCCAGAGACTTCCAATTATTCCTCCATTCTATTCCACTACATACATAAAATATGTTCCCAATGGCTTCTGATGCCTTTTTTGCTGAATTAGGTGGCATTAGGCTAATTGATTGCCGGTATAAACTTCTACAGGACGTGTACATACGAAAAAGGAACACAAAAAACCAGGAGATGCTAATTGGTATGCTCTGTGACTCGTTTTGGTGTTCAGGTAACTCATGGTTAGACAATTTTCGCCCTGAAATATAGTGAATAGAACTACTGACACCATCCAATGGATTTTGAACCAAACAACTGAAGCTTGGCCTTATTGATTTCATTAAATTATCAACAGAATTTCCTACTAGAACACTGTTTGTTGATGTAATCATTAGTGAATCCAGTACAATCGTGTATATCTCAGATAGAACTTTTCCCAAAAGTTCTGCTTGCATACCTAAATGCAACATGCAGCTATTTAAGGTACTTGTTTCACCTAAAAATATACCATTACGTACAGAACCATGTTTGATCCATTCTAGTGAATTTGTAATATCTGTATTCAGCTGCAGTATACATCCATTAGCTTGTCGTTCTGGTATTGACTTGATAGAATTAGAAATCGCAAGTCGAAATGAGTCTGACATTAATAGGGCTGTCATTGATTTTAAACATATCTCCGCAGACAGAGGTGAAGAAGCAACGAACACAGATTTACCAGTTGATTCAGCATCACTAGCAACTGCAAAGAGTCTCACAGCTCTACAGAGTgcaaaaatgggactattaacctACAATGATAACATGACTATCAACAAGCATTTTATAAGACCAAAGGCAGGTAAAGATAAccaagaaacaaaaattgttagCAAGAAAGAAACCATGTAAGAACAATATTAGTCAAATGACTTCTACCTCGTTTCTCAATGGCTCATTGAAAGATCTGCTTTGGGAGTGAATAAGTGGTCCACAAAATTAGACATGAAATTAGGTAGCATAACAAGAGCCGAGAAAGGTAACCAGCTGGATAATTATCGTGGATCTATTCCTAAAAGAAAAGTGTTGCTTTCCATAAAATGGTTATATTTTATGACCAACATTAACTTTAAATACTGCTGTCAGTGCTTTACTAGTTAGTGATCCCCTCCCTCGACATTATCTAACAAAAATATTAAGGAAGTCATCAAGCACAACCGATTACACCAGTTTGATGACAATTTACGAGAGATTATTATCTGACATGCAAAAGATGTGCCCCTTCGTACTTCACAGTGAATTTCCTCACCACTGTCCAACAGTATGCACAAAAAATGAGTTACTAATTGCTATACTGCATATGCCATCCAGTTCAAACATCCTGCTTTCTTATTCATGAACTTATTACATTTTGAACACATTAAATCCATGGACCTGGGATTACAATATAACAAGGAGTATCCAGGACATTAGTAGGCTCAAAAATGAAAAAGACGCAAATATgcagaaaggaaaaagaaaagaagagactgAGTTATCAGGAGAAGAACTTGTCACTTAGAACTTAGAAAGTATATCTTCAAACAAATACCGGTAACCGGTAATAATCTTAAGCCAAAAGAAAGCAATTAAAATAATAGCATTGTTCTACAATATAGGGGGTATATATAAGTGATGACAAATAGCCTCAAACTCCAAGTAAATATATTATCTAGAAGAGATTGATTGGCAAAGCTTTAATTTGATAACTCCACATCTCCTTATACGTCCATGGGATTAGTTAAGAACAATGAATCACTCAAAAACCAGATGCATCAAACGTCAGGTTTTGCTTGGAAAGGAAACAAATGTCAAGCAACTCATAGATCACTGGAGaagaaactgcagagaaactcaaatccatttcaaaaaactTCAAGGTCAGGCAACAAAATGTAAATAAACTAGTAGTGAGGCCAACTTCATTTACCAGCAACTCCCCTGATAAAATTTACATTCAGATTATTTTATACATCAAGATGATAATTGCATGACATCAACACAATCAACATTTGGGCACTTCAGCCAAACATTAGGGCATGTTATCGATGCAATCTGACAAAAGTTTAGTAACATTTTTGCAAACAATTGGTAGGAATGAATTGACATGGTTGCATTTGCCATTGAGCATAAATGCAAGATAAATAAACTAcacaatataattttgtaatactTCCTATAGCAGAGGaaagttcttttttttatttggaaGTTCCAAAACTAATGGTAGAAAATGATGACCATGGTATCCCACTAACCTGTCGAAGCTCACCATATATGTTAATTACTTGACAACTGAGTTTCAAAATCCCAGAAACTAACAAAGAACATGGCTTTGTATCAGCCAAAGGCATCTGAACATTCAAGTACGCGAATATCATTAACCATAGTTCCACTAGGTCATTCCCAACAGCCTTATACTCGATTTCCAAAAAATATCCAACTGAAACAAAAATCTCCTTTGCAAGTAGAGGCAAGATTCTTTTAATTCTTACATTGTCCACGTGTAACACTGACAACCAAAATAGATAAATTTTCCCAGAAATATAAACAATTATGTCATAGATGTGTTTCAAAAAGTTAAAATAAGACTCTTCAGATGTGTCTTCTGTGGGCATATATATCTTCTCATCAATAAAAATTGTAAGAGTCTCATTCACGGACTTGAGCATGCAATGACCCTCCACCAACCTGATTTCTAGGAGCTCTTTATCCTGTGAGAGGTCAAGCTCTGCGCACCTTTTACACTCAAGCACTAGAGGCTCTAAGAACTGTGTGAATACTCCAAATAGTGGTTTGCTAGTTTCTTCAGCTTTTTCAGGAATCTCAGTATGCCTTCCTGAAGCATTGTTGACTTTTGATGCCAAACTAGCATTTTTTTTACTCCTAACTTCATTGATGAACAAACAAAGAAGGTACCCAAAGCCACCAAGTGAAACTGCCTTCTTCTCTGCAATCATCTTCTCTAATCTCCGAAAAAAGTGTCTGTGATAGCTCTCATTAATGCCCTTCAATCGTCTGCCCTCCTCTGCATTTGAACTCTTCAAGCATAAAAGCCCGTTAATATGTGCTGGATGAAATACCCCAATAGACAAAACTTCTTTGACAATCCTCAACAGGTTATGCGCTTCTTGGCATTTCCCTTCATTCACTCGTAACTGCAATAAAACTAGCAATTCAAGCAATGGCTCGAGCAACCTATCCACAAAAGCACCAAAGACATTTCTAGGATTCGGGTGAAACCTTAGAAAACCAACAAAGTCCTCAAGAAGAAGACTTGAAAGACTTGTCAAGACTCCACCACTGGAAGAACCAAGCTCATCATTCATGAAAACCTTACGAACAAGGCTAACAGCCTCAGCAGCACATGAAACCCAGAGTTCAACACCAGCATTGTAGAAAGCTCTGGAATTGGCTAAAAGAAGCAAAGAAAGGCACTCAAAAACATGCTTGAATAACCTATCAGACTCTTCCTTGAGCAATGAGCTATCACCATCAAACAGAAGCAACGCATGGTGCAAGACACGGGTAACGGCTCGCAGTAGATTCGAGGAAACGCCAACGGACGGCTTCTGTAAGCAGAATCTGAGAACAGCCCAACATCTGTAATCCAAACATGAGTCACAAAATTCCGCGTTTCGTTTACTACTCTCAAAAGAGATCAAATGGAGCTGAATCCAATCAATCAGAAAGGACACAAGACGGGGGATCCCAACGACCTCCGCGCCTTGATCATCACCATCACCAATCAAGCTCACGTAATCAAAAGCAATCTCGATCTTCCTGCACAAAACACAACCCTTATCGGATTCAACGAAACTGAAAGGGAAAACAAATATGCAATTTCTTGGTGTAAAGAAGGGACCTTTGAATAGGGATATCTTTAATCTGGAGGGAAAGGATGAGATCGAGATTCGCCCAGGCTCCTCTCTGATctgttatcttcttcttctttctgagCTCGGCActcgcttctcctcctcctcctcctccatcttgcTCCTGGGGTTCTGGGGGATGGACGTGAGACCGTTTCCGCTTACTGGTGCCAGGGTTTTCTGAGAGGATCGGGACGGCGTTCGCCATGACCGAGCTCGAGACCGTAGCAGGAGGGTTCACGAAGCCGTTGGTAGGGTTTCTTGAGCCGGTTTTGAAAGGACGGGGCAGAGGGGTCTAAATATTCGTGAAAGGAAAGATCTGAATCGTTGGATGTTGAATCTAACGGCCAGGATGGTTTAGCCGAAGCGACGGCGCTGCAATTAATGGCTGTATCAGGAATACATATGCCGTGAGATTTGTGATTGCGATCTCGACGAGCaagatcggaagaagcgattagagCAAACCATCGAAATAAAAGCCTTTTTTATTTAAACAAAATGAGAtaacaaatattatttatatCCTAAAAATTATCTTACTATTTTAACAAACATGAAAACAAATCATACCATGTTAACAatagaaataaaatttaattacctaaaaaataatatatgatatattaattaaaattaaataaagattatccatttataattttgaaaaatgggTATGGATGATTAAAAGTTTAGCGAACCTTTCCTTTCTTTGCTGCCGCCTCTCAAACCTCTTCATCGTCAACGAACATTGCATGGTTGCCATTGGAAGAACGAGTTCAGCCTTTTCCTTTTGTGAGCTGAATTCTTAGCTTAAATACTCTAAATAAGTCATTGCATAGTTGCCATTGGACGAATGAGTTCAGCCTTTTCCTTTTGTCAGCTGAATTCTAGCTTAAAATCTCTAAATAAGTTTGCGTTCAATCTGCAGATTCTATCTACAGTTCTTGTAATCTTTGCCTTTTTGATTCAAGACCACAGTGTTTCTTCTTAGTTTTCCTTCGTACGACCATCtcatgcttatatatatatagaagaaaaGCATGTGTTTTCTGCGAAGAAAAGATTCATCATAGATGATAAATCCAAGAACAGAGATACTGCAAGCACTCAAAACCTAAACAGAATTTCCATATCTCCCTTCTAATTAACGATCTTGCATGTTTTGGATGCACGAAACAACTTGGTCCATGTACAGAATAAATCTTGAAGAAGGATCCTGTCGCCGACAACTTGCCATGTTGGCGCTTGCTCTATGAACATTAAACGCGCTCCGTTGCTGCGAGGCTAGCAGACGAcgacgccgccgcctcctcctcctttgcGGGCTCGGAATTTGCTGCTCCACTCTCTCCTATTTCGAGAGCAAGGTTGAGCGGAGCTCCCGCAGACGGGTATACCCGCTTGCTCGACCCCTCCGTCGCTGTCCCATCGGCCCGCCGCCTCACCGAGAACGTCCGCAGCAGGAACCCCCACCGACCGCTCCGCCCCCCTCGGTACCCCCTGCTCCCGCTCGCCTCCCCGCGGGCTCGCGCTTCCGCCACGCTCGCCGCCCGCCGGAGCCCCGCTGCCGTGAAGATTTCCTGCCTTACGTGCCCCGGGAGCCGCAGCGTGTACCGGTCCACCTCCTCACCCTTGTGCCCCGTCGAGTGCCATCTCCGGTACCCCACCGCCGGCAGCCGCCCCCCCTCGAGATCTCCTTCCACCGTCGCTCCGACGTCCTCCGTAGGCGTGGATTCGCAGGCTGCGTCGGCGGCGTCCGCGGGCTCCGGCTCCGCGAGGTTGGCCCGGCAGACGGGACAGGTGACGTGGGTGCCTAGCCAGACGTCGATACAGTCGACGTGGAACACGTGGCAGCATCTAGGGAGCAACCGGAGGGTGTCGTCGTGGGCGAACTCGGAGAGGCAGACGGCGCATTCCAGCGCGCCCTTCCCTTTCTTGTGCTCCTTTGCCTCCGCATACGCCATGGTGGGGAACGAAGCGAGCACCTCGGGGTCGAGCCCTCGCCGCGCCGCT belongs to Musa acuminata AAA Group cultivar baxijiao chromosome BXJ3-5, Cavendish_Baxijiao_AAA, whole genome shotgun sequence and includes:
- the LOC135638105 gene encoding uncharacterized protein LOC135638105 isoform X2, translating into MANAVPILSENPGTSKRKRSHVHPPEPQEQDGGGGGGEASAELRKKKKITDQRGAWANLDLILSLQIKDIPIQRKIEIAFDYVSLIGDGDDQGAEVVGIPRLVSFLIDWIQLHLISFESSKRNAEFCDSCLDYRCWAVLRFCLQKPSVGVSSNLLRAVTRVLHHALLLFDGDSSLLKEESDRLFKHVFECLSLLLLANSRAFYNAGVELWVSCAAEAVSLVRKVFMNDELGSSSGGVLTSLSSLLLEDFVGFLRFHPNPRNVFGAFVDRLLEPLLELLVLLQLRVNEGKCQEAHNLLRIVKEVLSIGVFHPAHINGLLCLKSSNAEEGRRLKGINESYHRHFFRRLEKMIAEKKAVSLGGFGYLLCLFINEVRSKKNASLASKVNNASGRHTEIPEKAEETSKPLFGVFTQFLEPLVLECKRCAELDLSQDKELLEIRLVEGHCMLKSVNETLTIFIDEKIYMPTEDTSEESYFNFLKHIYDIIVYISGKIYLFWLSVLHVDNVRIKRILPLLAKEIFVSVGYFLEIEYKAVGNDLVELWLMIFAYLNVQMPLADTKPCSLLVSGILKLSCQVINIYGELRQVNSPIFALCRAVRLFAVASDAESTGKSVFVASSPLSAEICLKSMTALLMSDSFRLAISNSIKSIPERQANGCILQLNTDITNSLEWIKHGSVRNGIFLGETSTLNSCMLHLGMQAELLGKVLSEIYTIVLDSLMITSTNSVLVGNSVDNLMKSIRPSFSCLVQNPLDGVSSSIHYISGRKLSNHELPEHQNESQSIPISISWFFVFLFRMYTSCRSLYRQSISLMPPNSAKKASEAIGNIFYVCSGIEWRNNWKSLDDGYFSWIVRPSISLLDVIQSLSDVFFSNSSPVYAPLVYVFHAMAIQRLNDLDRMLKAYEFLQEDSQLSQVPLENLDMQKLSKQLNRLIATSRKEAVKVTKFLSGYLPLLASEGKCICSQSFKTGEVKSLPPDEGTLDENSLPSQIWRFLCQNINIWCSHASNKYLKMFLSHLLLYSLPCGGPVREPCIGETLCNKVDMHQIALELISDSALYEQAVLSKHLTSKLCQVLKKSFTFLINHDSTSCKDMYSLSEWSEILTTLIQGPAVDMGGRHALPTSLSASNLVHSDISCTIPSGRQSGLSFHMQLKVCEDLLYLFCKMPGVHVTATSFVDYATYILNLERLVISNLLTSRESLVNGDNLFELWRLFISCRRAMKHLVVASVENAEIPEASYLLTVFNHSTILWLLKTADELVGLPHAFFGEKYFSQMKTMTFSLVDHTSYIFLTVGKQLMSTALQSIINNEKLHMKLPLHYDKTRKDAYNVIDQHIVTSENVEPWKYLELLAEILADQIRNSTVILKDMGHALKEEIDHNILSLNKLSCVISCLQGFLWGLASTSDSIGIDHVTDKQQSQSLRFNHSCLSRLSNYIVLFENFVYSCISIFIVDDGQDSETHPTHNLPYNNSLYRNVLIESASGCSHHHEPFSVGEQGARSKCSACYRIDIKDSSDDEHTKNSSVKKERSSDSHKKWVINAFRAVQNVDLSNLQNLRGSFLQNLLEGESPHLAFMVRQLFLASAAILKLKCTLLFSNSLKPHGNFYYLSSKSMGLLVQTSHIILQGIAEMVGRPNPFTFVWVDGPLKYLEVVGNYISLSDPTLTKDVYAQLLDIHLRVIGKCISLQGKSATLSSHETGSNTKMLQRETHVSVHKKQSLVGEYSINEFKSQLRLSFRKFIGRPVKLQLRTAVQAIERALIGTPQGCHMVYEVRTGNFDGGTVSPNVAEQKQVIKENISSLLGCLFNIVLHLQQPKIFYIEKLPYNKTEINPDSGSVVLMCVEVLTTIAGKHSFQMDTCHASQCLQIPMVLFRDFSHLKDSHDCSLSTSIPEAGPFHDVHDSNVDRQFSIDLYTSCCKLLYTTLKHRTRKVEQCVAVLQDSVITLLNCLENFDTNSHSRKGYFTWDVQEAVKCASFLRRIYEEIRQQKDALGRHSIYFLSSYINVYSGYGPFQTGIKREIDEALRPGIYSLIDICTASDIQQLHTVLDESSCRSTLSTLLHDYQLDFQYEGKV